In the Pongo abelii isolate AG06213 chromosome 9, NHGRI_mPonAbe1-v2.0_pri, whole genome shotgun sequence genome, aagaaaatgtggtacacatacaccatagaATCCTATGTAGCCATAAacaggaatgagatcatgtccttcgcagggacatggatggagctggaagccattttcCTCATCAAACTGACACAGGGAtaggaaaccaaacaccgcatgttctgacttataagtgggagctgaataatgagaacacatgaacacagggaggggaacaacacacactagggcctgttagggggtgggTCCTACAGTATTGTAGGACAGTGGTGctaaaatatcatatttttactcttaacttttctgtttagatatacaaatacttaacATTGTGTTAAAACTGCCTGTAGTATCcagcacagtaacatgctgtacaggtttgtagccaagGAGTAATAGGCAGTAATCTATAGCCCAGACATGTATTAGACTGTACCATCACAGTTTGTGtcagtacactctatgatgtcacacaatgacaaaatcgcctaaggatgcatttctcagaacatatcctcaTCGTTAAGCAACATGTGACTATAATCATCCTAAAGATTATTTCTCAGTTCCTTCAAGTATAATCCACTATTATACTGGAACCCTGTTTGCATGGTGGTAAGGTATGGCAGAAGGAAAGCTCTCAATAATCTTCCAATTAAACAGCCTTCTGGTGGCCCTTTGGCTCACGTCTTTACCTTCACAAGTATTTATCTGGTTGTATAGTGCCCTCTCCTTCTCTGTTCTCTTCCCTGACTTCAGTGTTCCTAATCTATTTCCTTGAAGCCTTGACATCTGTTGACtagatttttatttcctcttaggTGAGTTAGGAAGGCTGGAGAAGTCTTTGGCAGTAGCATTCAAAAGTGCCAAAAGTCTTTGGCAGTGACATTTGGCAAATTAGTCTCCATGCTCTTTACTTTCCCTATGCATGAAATGAGGTAGTGACAGTACCTGTCTGAAAGGGTTACACATAGaaataaatgcacatatttaGAAATGTCCCTGACACATGTTCTGTATATTAtttgacttttaatttatttcacataatggttgtatatatttataaggtacaatgtgatatttttgtatatgtatacattatgcaATGATCAATGTAATTAACATTAATTAACATATTAGATATATTAAAATCAGTTCTAGATACATTGAGTTTTAGATGCACTGAGTTAATGAAAAGTTCTAATATAGAACTAATATATACAATCAATCCAATTAACATATaaatcacctcacatacttattttttgtggtaaTAACATTTGAGATTTATTCTCTTAGCAGTTATgatatacataatacattatCATTTACTATAGTCAAGATACTGtacaatagatctcaaaaacttGCCCTTCTGGTCTAACTAAAATTCTGTACCCTTTTGCCAATATCTCCCCATCACTGCCTACCTTCCTCAgctctggtaactaccattctactatCTATtcctatgagttcaacttttttgtgttccacatataagtgatatcctgcagtatttgtctttgcatgcctgacttatttcacttaacataatgtctttcaGTTTTATctctgttgttgcaaatgacaagattttcttCCTAGttaaagctgaatagtattccattgtgtatacatagcataccacattttctttatcctttctggAGAGGTTGATGTCTTAGctgttgtgaatggtgctgcagtgaacataggagtacaggtatctctttgacatactgattttttattcctttggacATATACCCTGTAGTGAGATGGCTGtctcatatggtagttctacttttagatttttcagaaaactccattttgtttttcataatggcaaTACCAATTAACAGTCCCACAAACAGCATATAGGAGTTCATTTTTCTCCACATTCCCTTGAGCATTTTTtctaaagactttatttttttatcttttatattataatttaaagtTCCTCTGGGATTAATTTTAGTATATAGTGCAATTGAGGGATTGagattcattttgcttttttcatatACACGAGCTATTTTCATCaccattcctttaaaaaatcatttcctcAAAGTAGtacactgtctctgtctctatattAGCGGTTTGATTTTACATTGTCTGTTTTGATTCATTAGCCTACTTGCTTATTCTTGAGTCAAACTACAGCAAATGTGGTTCTGACGTCTACTTAGTATCAATCTTGTATCTGGTTGTGTTTATCCctcagtgtttttgttttacagGAAAGCCTTGAGTATTCCAGGACCTTTACATCTCCATACAAACTTTCAATGCTACTTGAAAATTTCCACAAAATGactttcagaaatttttattgagattgcattgaatctgaatATCTTTATAGGGAAAATCATATTATTTACAATATTGTGTCTTTAAATTCAATAATAAGTGTGGTATATTCTACCATTTATCTGAGTCTTCTTATTACATAGTTTTCAAGGATATCTTACATCATTCATTAAAGAGATTCATAGATGTTTGCATATTTAGTTGCTTGATTTTTAATTACAACATTGATTTGTAAAGGATGTtcccaactaaaaaataaaatgaagtacatgattataaaaataaatattagaattttttctagttttattacttttaacATGTTATTTTTCACTGAGAATGTGTTAATAGGAGAAAATGAAGTTATATAATAGATAACTTGCAGGATAGCAAAAGATAAAGCATATATGGTAtctgttgttttgcttttcatgATTTCAGTATCCATGGTCAATCATGGTCAGAAAATAGGTGAGTAGAGTACAataaagatattaatattttaagagagagagagaaagaatgttcacataacttttattatattgttgtaagtgttctattttattactagttattgttgttaatcttttTCTAATGCATTAATTAAACTTTATGATAACTatgctataggaaaaaaatagaatatatatacaggATATATGGGGCTAAATACTATTAGCAGTTCCAGACATCCACTGAAGGTTTTGAAACATATTCACTGTGGATAATTGGGGAATACTGAATACCTTACTTGAGATAAACTGCATATGAATTATAGAGCTGtttgtataaattatattataaattttatgtgcTGAAAGctgtaacaaataaaataaaattaaaataatgtccatttttattcttattagaAATGCTGCTAATTGGTAAAAATTAGTTGTTGCCTCTGTTACTTATACCAATTAGCAGAATTTGGAATCTGATATTTTGCAatgattttattatactttaataataataaaagtggtAATAGGCAATCataattgttaatatttatttagtgtttttaaGAGTATAGAATAAGGAAGTGGATTGAATTAGGGCTAtgtatattatttctttcaaacaGGATTATATTTATTGTCTTTGATGGCGTGGGCATCTTTTGAGGGTGAGATAAGTGTAgacaaaaatcaagaagaaaaacaattatcctttctcctcctcctcctcctcttcctcctcttctttttcttttctccttcctcctccccctcccgctcctcctcctcttcctcctcctcctcctcttcttcttttagaCAACGTCTTGCTCTATCGTGCAGTCACatgattttggcttactgcagcctcaaacttcaggGGACAAgacattctcccacctcagtctcttaagtagctgggactataggcgtgtaccaccacacctggctattgtttttgttttttgtagagataaaggctgactatgttgcccaggctgatatctcactcctgggctcaagctatctgcaaaccagagcctcccaaagtgctaggattacaggtatgagtcatcaTTTCTGGACCCTACTCTCTTTCATGGTTGGGAAGATACCAGTTCTCTTAAGGGAAATAAGACATAACATTATAGTTACAAATCTAGTAATGATTATCTGGATAAAGTGACTATTTATTCTGTTTATAGCATTCTATAGTCTATGATAATTAACCACATTCTGTTATCCACCACAGATACGCCTATCACATAAGTGTTAGCATGGGTTTGAGGTGCAGGCAAGGAAAATGCCACTTTCAAATGAATATTGGAAGAATATGCAGCTCAATATTCAAGGACTGACTGTGAGCTCAGGAAGTCCCAGTGAATACAATAACCTAAGACAGCAGAGTAGTTAAGAACATGGGCACAGAATCAGACTTGCTGAATTCAAATACTGACTATTTATTAGCTGCATAATGTTGGCAAACTACTTAAGACTGTTTTGAACTCACATTACTAACTGTAAAGCCTGGATGTGCTTATTAGCACATCAAGTGAGTTATGTGTTTGTCACATACAATAAATGCACTGTCTGTAAATAATTCCCAATTGCAGTCAGATGATGTTTACTTTCATCTTTCGCTTTAAGAAGTAACAGAATGTCTCTGGGGATATGGAGTAATGTTATGCCCAATAGTGTCCTCTCTGATAATATAAATCACAGCCCTATAGCTCTCTCTTGATGTGAGAACTTAAAAAGATATAACCTATCTTTGTGAGACTAGAGAAGCAAATATATCTTTGAGTTGAGATTTGAGCAAGGATAAAAGAAACAGACTGAATTTCAGCATATTTGAAAAGGTGATAGATAACTACTTTTCACAATGACAATAGAAGGTTAATATAAATCTCAGAAATCAAATTCTATCATAATCTTAAATTACTtgagaaaagggaaaatttatttagatcacattttattttctttactttcattttttgctAGACAGAAATAGAGTAAGATTCTTAATGTGGAGATGTCCTTGGGTAGAGGATGTGAACGACAGTAAATGTGGCTTTGTAAACTAATCTAGAGAACTTCATATTATACGATCCCTCATCTTTGCTCAAATCTGtcctgtaagaaaaaaaagagttgtatGAAAGTGATCTaccaaatggaaataatttttgagCCACAGAAATAACACTTCGAATTTTAAATGCATGCTTTTCCTGCACATGATACCAACTCCTCAACCTTTCTCCTAACAGGCTTCCCTGGCCTAGAAGGAGAATATCCCTGGCTCTCTATCCCCTTCTCCTGCATTTATATCATGGTACTTTCAGGGAACTGCTTGGTGCTGCGTGTGATTCATACAGAGCCAAGCCTGCATGAGCCCATGTTCTACTTCCTGGCCATGCTGGGTCTCACTGACCTGTGCATGGGGCTGTGTACAGTACACACAGTGTTGGGAATTCTATGGGGTCTCAGCCAGGAGATTAGTCTGGATGCCTGTATTGCTCAAACCTTCTTCATTCATGGTCTATCAGGCATGGAGTCTGGAGTCCTCCTCGCCATGGCCTTTGATCGTTTTACAGCTATCTGTAACCCTCTAAGGTATACATCTATACTCACTAATGTCAGGATCATCAAAATTGGGCTGGGAATTTTATTTAGGAGCTTTGTGTTCATCGTGGCGCCCATAATCCGCCTAAAGTTTTTTCATTACTGCCATTCCCATgtcctctctcactctttctgcCTTCACCAAGATCTGCTGAGACTAGCCTGCTCTGACATTCGCTTCAACAGCTTCTATGCCTTGGCTCTGGTGATTTGTACCCTTTTTTTTGATTCTTTGTTAATTATCATATCCTACTTGCTGATCCTGCATTCTGTCTTGGCTATTGCATCCCGAGAAGAGCGGCTCAAGTCCTTACAGACCTGCATTTCTCATATCTGTGCCGTCCTGGTCTTCTACATCCCAATCATTGGCCTCACCATGGTGCATCGCTTTGGGAAGCACCTCTCTCCTGTGGTCCAGGTCCTCATGGGCAACATCTACATCATCTTCCCACCACTTATGAACCCCATCATCTATAGTGTGAAGACACAACAGATCCGTGTCAGGATTCAGAGGTGGTTCTTCTTGAAGAGAAAGTAAAACACTTTAAATCAAAATGGGTAAGTGTCTTAAATATGGAATACTATGGCAGCAAAGGGAAGGAAATAAGTTTATATAAGAAAGGTAGAAACAAGACAGCTAAACATGAAGACTTCACACAATATTGCCTTTACTATAAGTATTATATGTATCAAGAatggttttattttgtatgtttttgaatTTACATATAATGTTGAAATTTTTAATAGCAGAGTTATGCATCACATGTCCCTACAATCTTTtccaagaataaaatatttcaattgtTCATATGCATTTATCTTGAAAGAAAGAGATATCTACAAAGAAATCATGCAAACACATATTATATATCCATTAAAGGAGGCACAATTTAACCACTTGATATTGTTGTCTTCACTAACATAAAAGCTACAATTGATCTCTAACCTCAAATGGATATCATCAGACTGGTCAATAGTTCACTCACGAGCCGTTCCAAAACATTGTCACTCTACTCACTAATCTGTCAATAGACAACTCTGTTATTGCTTCACAGAGGACCTTTTatcattacctttttaaaaaataaattttattgtatatatttaaggtatacaacatgatgttacaAGATACATGTATAGTAAATAATTACtatattagaactaataaacataCCCATAATCTCATATAGTTACCCATCTCCACCACCCCATGTTAAGAATAGCTATACTTTACTCATTTAGCAAAAATCATGAAtaagatacattattattaactatagttctcAAGTTGTGCATTGAATCTGTGAACTTGCTCATCCCACATATTTACTACCTGCATTGTTTGACatatatctttccatttctttcccctaCCTTGACCCTGGTTACCATTGGTTTATTGtctatctctgtatatttgactgtttttcctttttaggtTCCATGTGTAAGTGAGATTATATCATCACATTTACATATCTATAAATCGTCATTAACCTTGCAATCTTAATCTAGACTTATAGAAATTGATATCATTTTACTGTTCAGAATAAATGATCCACTTATCTGCCTGGTTGGTTCTGCTCGTATCTTCCAGATTTGGTAAATATCAGCAAGGCAAGACTTTTTTTTGTAGGggaatttcatgtattttttaataatcatGGAAAAGAACAATGCCagtaatttggaaaataaagccTAGTCTCAATTGAAAACCTTGTGGAATTTCACTcataaggattttttaaatggagaagaTATTGTTAACTACTTTATCTCTAGCAAAAAAATCATCTGCATCATCCTCATCTTAATCCATCAAAAAAATCCCCAGTAAAAAAATTAGCATATATGCTACTAGATAAAGCGAATCTTGATTACTTCGTGGAACTGCCCATAAATTTCTGAGAACAAACTTGGTaaactttctgaaaaaaatttccaGATATTCTAACTTATAGTTGTCTCCCCTTTCTAAAACATGTATTTTGACTCATTAATCCCATAACTGAATCTGTTCTTCATAGCATGTATTCTTGAAGGGGCAGTGCTGGTCTGGCATAAGTGTGAAATATAATAAGCCACAGGATATGTATGAGATAAGCTGACTggcaacaaatataaaaataaagtgataacTCTTAAATCCCAATATTAATCAGAAAATGTGTAAGATGAAGATATAAGAAGAATTTAATGAAGAATTGTACTCAGAAAAAATGTGGGGTTGTTATTAGATTATTTGGGTCCCCActtatattttggaaatttaagACTTAAACAAATCATAAGTGGTATAGTggaaccatttaaaaaaatataacttCCACCCTCAAGCATTCACCTTAGAACATCAGGTTAGCCTTTTGTCAGCTTCTAACTAAAATGCATTTAATTATTTATCAAAAAGTTTATGAGTTCAGAAGAATCAACATGGTAATTGCCATAAAATATCTTAATTCCTGTCAAAAATGAACACCACCAAATCACGTATTCAAAATAAGGTTAGTGTCCTGTGCATAAAATTAGGGTATTATATTTATGTTACAATCAAATCTATAAAAGGGCCCACAGACATATCTCTTTAATTTCAGAGGATATTCACATTATTCCCAGGAGGGATAACTCTATCCAAATAAAAGAAGTATAGCATAGTGGTGAAGAGGACAGTCTCTATCTACAAAATGCCCACTCTAATACCTGGCATGATCACTTCCTAGTATATGTCTTTTGATGGATTTTTAACTGCTAACTTGCAGCAGTTTTCTTATCCATAAAATTTGGATAAAATTAGGACCTAATTTAAGGATAttgcaaagattaaataatttactgCATGTAAAATGTTCAGAATACTTCCTGGGGTAGACAAGTATATGagttactactactactactaccaattattattattttcaatattattataTCTTTAAGATGAGAGTAATATCAAATTTTCTCCAACTGCATCTACATTCTCACTTTTAATTTGCCCTATACTTTCTTTCCAAATGAACGCAGCTTATTTTTAGAACAATAGAGCGTATGTAGTGAATGCCAGTGCTTTTGAATGGGCCATGAAATGTTGAGTATTAATATAAGGAAACCGTTTATACATATCAACATAGGGGTGTTAACAAGGAGAATTTCTCAAGAGCaagtgaagaaaataagaaaaggaggCATACACAAAATAATGTGTTGAAACAGAATAAATGCAGGGCTcagagaaaatcagaaaaagaagtaCCTGAAACATATCTTTGCATTTTCCACAAAACATGTCCACAATCCTGTTTTGTGCCATAAGTATGCTGGTAATCATATAATTCAAGTTGGTGATTTCTATAAATTGATTCAGACAGAGTTCATCAGTCTCTTTTGGATTCCTCACAAGAAAAGTCATCTTCTGTTTCCTAAAAAATTGGTTGGCATCTTAATTTCACTGGGCAAGATGGAACTGCCTTTGGGACACACATTCTCCAAGAAATACAGATAATCCTTGTTCACGCAAAGAGTCTGTggagtttgaatccaggagtCATTGATGGTTATGTGGACCTGACCCTTATCCCAGGCTTGCTTCAATTCTTTTACGCGTCATCTGTGAGTCATATATGGATATAAATATCTtctgaaaaacagttttaaaaaaacacttgaaaaacattttcccattttagGTTTGACCACAGACAACTCCATCTTGAGGCCATAAATTTCATATATTCTGACCTGAACACAGACACTGGCTATAATAAAGGGGCATTATAGGAGTTTTTTCAACTATATGGGACACAgctgaaacaaaatatattagaTAACTTTTACCTTTAATGAATCAACAATGAAGACACAGAAGTTATTAATAAAGAAAGAAGGTTTTAATGGGAAATAAACGTGGCTTTACACTATAAGCAACATTGGATaaaatatatgtctttttttcagGCAAGTGGGAATTGTTAGTTGTGGTATAAAAtcctttaaagaagaaaaacacatgaGGAAAGCTTCACATTCACAGATGATTTTTATTTGGAGACACCTTTCCAACCGTTGAATAGGGAAGTGGGGCAAAAACAATCAGCACAATCTTGCTGGACAGAGGAAACACATCAAGGTCTAGTGAGGCTTTGCATGGCATATGCTGGAGAGAGGGGACTTCCCAGAAACGGACAGCTACGTTTCTGAATGGGAATATCCTTAATCCTTTAGTAAAATACTAAGCAAGGAATATGAGGATGAGATTCTGCAAGGCTTGAGAAAGTACAACACTTAGGGAGTTGGGAGTTGATCAGGGATTCTGCCAGTGATACATTTCTTGGAGTGACAAATTTAACCAGCCACAATGAGCACTTTGGATATTCAAATGAAACCACACTGAGCACTTTGGATATTCAAATGAAACACTAGAATGGCGTTATTTTaggaataaagtttttttttttttttgagacataatctcagtcacccaggctggagtgcagtgacatgatctcagcttgctgcaatctccacctcctgggctcaagtgactcttgtgcctcagcctcctgagtagctgggatgtcaggcatgtaccaccatgcctggctaatttttgtatttttattagtgggggtttcaccttgttggctaggctggtctagaactcctggcctcgagtgatctgtcCTCCTTGGCTTACCAAacttctggggttacaggcatgagccactgctcccttcCAAGGAATAAAGCTCTATTAGCCCTAGATTAATGAAAACCATAGACCCATATTAAAACAACCCTAAAACATGCCGCAAAATGATCAAGCTAATCATTTTGTTAATGTAAAAACACATTGAATAAAATGGcaacaatattttaagaaagaaaacaaaaagttcagACACTCAAAAATTTAGCATCAATAATATCCAGTACATAATAAAAGTTACTAAGTAtgcaaagaagcaaagaaaggagACCCATAcccatgagaaaaaaatcaacataaaaagcTCCTCAAAGTAACTAAGATACTGGAATTAGCAGTCAGAAATATGCGaattaatagaaatataaaagacaTATGCTCAGGTacgtaacaaaaaataaattatacttagTGAATAGATGGCTAATCTCAGCAAAGGCTTGCCAAATATACAAACATAAAAGTCTTCTGGCTCTCTTCCCACAATACCTGCTCTAAAGCACTGGGGACTTGTGCTGCCATGTCAGCAAGATGCTAGTCTCCTACACACCGGCACAGTTTAGCGTCGTAACTCAAGCATTGGCAAGAAGGTACTTCCAAGTGTCCTCATAATTTTTGCAAGTTCGCTCCTTCTAGTACCCTCCTCATTCAATCCCTGGGTGTATGGTGTTAAGACCAAGCAGATTAGAAACTGAGTGGTGGGTCTCTTCTTCTCAAAGATTTCCATTATATCAGCCTGATATGGCTATGCTttctgtccccactcaaatctcatgttgaattgtaatccccataatcctcataatcctcacgtgtcaagggagagaccaggtggaggtaattggatcatgggtgtggtattccccatgctgttctcatgataatgagtgagctcacacaagatctaatggttttataaggagctcttccccctttgctcggcacttctccttcctgacaccttgtgaagaaggtgtcttgcCTCGCCTTTACCTTGgtccatgattgcaagtttcctgaagcctcctcagccacgctgaactgagtcaattaaacctctttcctttctaaattaccctgtctcaggcagttctttatagcactatgaaagtggactaatacacAGACCAAACTAGTGTTAATTTGGCTCTTAAGGCATGGCTACCTTAATGAATAACTCAAATCTAGTCTCCAAACTGTTCGTTCTTGCTTCTTCTATGCCTTATAGCAGAAATAGTTGATGTACATTTACTTTCATGTAATACTGCTTTTCTCAGtggtttatattttgtttatatctatttgcaataaaaacaaattagaaattataaaagtgCCACATGGAAAACtaatatattttaacaattatttttattttattgctataaCTATAATTTAACATttgacaattttattattattattttatattttatccccAAGTTACGAAATAagcattataaaaattaaagaactcTAAATTCATTTGGTTAAATTTcttttggaatgtaatgttaccatccaggtgcagtggctcatctctgtaatccgagcactttaagaggctgaagcaagaggatcgcttgagcccaggagttctagggtacagtgagctacaattgcaccactgcattccagcctggtcaaAGAGGGAGATCAGGtctcaaaatgtaaaaaagaaagaaagaatgttaccAATTCACATTaacaacaaaatgttatttttctcaaCTAGTTTGTGTTCAATAAAAATACTATTCACAGgttttattacaaaatataaattgGAATCATAACTGCAGCAAGCTGCTGGCAGTACAGACTTCTGACAAGGGAAATAACAGCTTCCTGTGGCTCACAATGTAACATGGAAAAATTATATGTTGACTATTGTAAAATCAAAAAGGTTTAATCATAACCAAAAGGAATCCTTATCAAGCCAATAATTGCCCAATacactgaaatttaaataaattcctaACATGTTTATAGAACATATTCAACTTAATATTAGCACAATCAGCTTAAAAATTACGTTTATTTTGTATGCAAGTCATTAACAGGGCTTCAGACCCATGTCTTTCAGTGCACAAACATTTGCAATGATTCCCAGCAGAGAGAACTTCACCTGGATATAAGCAACATGGAATAGTGGTTAAGATCAGCCTCCTTTGAAAAGACTACTTGGGTTTAAAATCTGGCACTACTGCTTACTAGTAACATGTCTTTGGCTGTGTTCTAAACTTGTAGGTCACTCAATTCCCTTATCTGTAGGTCAGCCATTCTAAGGATCAAATTCAGCAGGTTAATACAAGGATTAAGTGATTCAGCACAAGTCACCTGTTTAGAACAAGTTGTGGGATTTAGTATGCATTAAAAACGTTATTTTTTTTAGTGCAtactaaaaacatatatataaatatatataatatataaaaatatatgtaatataaaaaaatatatatatataatgtataaaagttacatatttttttctcctgaagaGAGATTTTTCTCTGACATGGTTATCAATCATTAAATATAGGGAGACATTAAAACAAATTATGTTATGTGTGATTAAGCTAAGATTTACTTATGcacaagtgaaaaatataaaaggacaAAAGAAGCATAAAAAGCCAAACATCCTGGGTCCAAATGGGTAAACTGAGGACATGGATCAATGAACAGGAGAGGGTCTCTGAAATACACATTCACATGTTATAATTGATGCCTTCATTCTTGTCCAGGGCATTTAGCAGCAACTCAAAGGAGGTAGTCATGGAGTTTATGTATGtaatttttgttactatagcAACCATCCccttttatatttctcataaatTTTCTGTTTGCACACACTTTTGTGGTACCTCAGT is a window encoding:
- the LOC100454959 gene encoding olfactory receptor 51V1-like, with amino-acid sequence MVNHGQKIEYRIRKWIELGLCILFLSNRIIFIVFPAHDTNSSTFLLTGFPGLEGEYPWLSIPFSCIYIMVLSGNCLVLRVIHTEPSLHEPMFYFLAMLGLTDLCMGLCTVHTVLGILWGLSQEISLDACIAQTFFIHGLSGMESGVLLAMAFDRFTAICNPLRYTSILTNVRIIKIGLGILFRSFVFIVAPIIRLKFFHYCHSHVLSHSFCLHQDLLRLACSDIRFNSFYALALVICTLFFDSLLIIISYLLILHSVLAIASREERLKSLQTCISHICAVLVFYIPIIGLTMVHRFGKHLSPVVQVLMGNIYIIFPPLMNPIIYSVKTQQIRVRIQRWFFLKRK